A stretch of DNA from Maridesulfovibrio sp.:
TCGACCTGAGAAACGATCCGCATGAAATGCACAATCTCGCGATGACCCCTGAAAAAAACAAATCCCTGATCATGCGCATGAACAGGCTGATGAACGAACTTATCAAACAGGAAGTGGGCAAGGATGTCGGACGGGAACTTGAGGACTATCACGACTGGGTAGTAACGGACCTGCGTCACTGATGTCCTACTCCATCATAGCCAAACCGGTTGGCCCGCGCTGCAATATGCGCTGCACCTACTGCTATTACCTTGAAAAGGAATCGCTGTTCACAGGCTCCGGAGGGAAAACTTGCGGAACCATGTCCGAACAGGTGCTTGAAACCTATGTACGGCAGATGTTCGGTTCACCCGGCACAGGACCTGTGGAATTCGTCTGGCAGGGGGGAGAACCGCTGCTGGCCGGAATCCCCTTCTATCGGGAGGCCGTGCGCCTTCAGCAGAAATACGCGGGTCAGCGTCCATTTGCCAATGTGATCCAGTCCAACGGCACCCTGCTTGATGACGAATGGGGGGAATTTCTGGCCCGGAACAGATTTCTGGCCGGAATCAGCCTTGACGGTCCCGAAAAACTTCACAATGCCTACCGGGTTGACCGGCAGGGAAACGGTTCTTTCAAAAAGGTCATGAACGGTCTGGACATGCTGCGCAAACACGGTGTGGATTACAATATCCTTGCCACAATCAACAGCCGCAACGCCGACCATCCGCTTGCGACCTACCGTTTTCTCCGCGAACAAAGTCAGGGTTTTCTGCAGTTCGTACCCGTGGTCAGGCAGGACACGGAATCCGAATCCGGAGTTACGCCGTGGAGCGTGGAATCAGGCCGGTTCGGAGAGTTTTATACTGCGGTTTACGACGAATGGATCAGCCGGGATGTAGGTAAAGTGTTTGTTCAGCTGTTTGACGCAACTCTTGGCAACTATCTGGGGGGCCCTGCTCCGGTATGCTATTACGCCGAAAACTGCCCGAAAACCGGGCTGCTTGAACATACCGGGGAAGTCTTCGCCTGCGATCACTTTGTTTCCCCAGAATATAAGCGCGGCAACATCATGTTTCACTCGCTCCGGGACATGCTGGAATCAAAGGAACAGAATTCATTTGTACTCGGGAAATCCCGAAATCTCCCTACAGAGTGCCGCACCTGTGCGGTACTTTTCGCATGCAAGGGAGAATGCCCGAAGAACCGCTTTCTGCGGACAACTGACGGTACAAAGAATTATCTTTGCGCCGGATATAAACAATTCTTTGAACACAGTGCCCCTACTATGAAACAAATGGCCTGTATCGTAAGACAGGGAAGACCGGCCGAGGAAATAATGTATTTATTTAGGGCAGAACAGCAGCATGTTCCAGAGTAGACTGATGGACGAAACAAAGTCCGGAAGGACAAACAGATTGTTGTCTCCGGATTCACAAAAGTAAAAGAACAAAACAAAAACATAACTGAATAGTAAAACAATTCTGAACAACACAAACATGCTGCATAACACCACCATTTACCCACGCAACATACTGCTAAGCAGCCACAACCGCTATAACAAGATGTAAATAACACATAAAGCAAACGCAGTATTAACCGCGCACTCAGATTCTGTTACAAATTTCACCGACATAGCTCTGAACAACAGAAAAGACTCAATTCTTTTGAAAGAATTATGTCATTTTTGTAAATATCTTTTTTTAGTGACATTAGTTTTGATTGTTTTTATACCAAAAATGTATCCAACTCATTACTGACAAAGCCGAACCCCGTGCGCGCGAGATTCAGTTTGGGAAAACGCCAAGCCATATCGTAATTCGAGAAAGGAACTGACTATGGATAAACCGCTAATTGACGTGCTGTGGATTTTGATCTGCTCCGCCCTTGTTTTTCTTATGCAGCCAGGGTTTATGTGCCTTGAATCAGGACTGACCCGATCAAAAAACTCAATCAACGTTGCTGCCAAAAACCTGGCCGATTTCGTTTTTTCCACCTGCAGTTTCTGGTTCCTCGGCTACGGCATCATGTTCGGTACGGAATACTGCGGACTCTTCGGCACTGATTCCTTTTTCACATCAGTCCTCACAACGCCTTACATGACTTCGTTTTTCGTTTTCCAGATCATGTTCTGCGGCACGGCCACTACTATTTTTTCCGGCGCCATTGCCGAGCGTATGTCGTTTGCCGCATACCTTATCGTCGCCGAAATTCTATCCACCATTGTCTACCCTCTTTTCGGCAACTGGGCATGGAACGGCTTGGAAACCGGCGAACTGCAGGGGTGGCTTGGGGCCCGCGGTTTTATTGATTTCGCAGGCTCGACCGTAGTCCACTCCGTTGGCGGATGGGTTGCCCTTGCCGCCCTCATAGTAATAGGTCCCCGCAAAGGACGTTTTGCTCCGGACGGAACCGTAAGGGAAATGAACCCATCAAACCTTCCGATGTCTGTGCTCGGAACACTGCTGCTGTGGTTCGGCTGGTTCGGATTCAACGGCGGCTCCACCCTGACTCTGGACAAATCCGTCTCCATGATCATTGCGAACACTGTTCTGGCCGGATCATCCGGGGCAGTCACCTGCCTCATGCTGGGGTGGTTCCAGTGCAAAATGCCGAAAATTACAGATCTCATAAACGGCTCGCTTGGTGGGCTCGTGGCCATCACTGCAAACTGCCATGTGGTCTCAGGACTGGATGCCGTCATAATAGGGGCAGTGGCCGGACCTATCTGCATCTGGGCCGAAAAACTACTGGAAAAACTCAGGATTGACGATGCGGTCGGCGCTGTGCCGGTCCACCTGTGTTGCGGCATCTGGGGAACACTTGCCGTGGCATTATTCGGAAAGCCGGAACTGATCGGCACCGGGCTGTCCATGACGGACCAGTTCATAATTCAGCTTACGGGCGTGGCCGCAGCATTTGCAATAGCCTTTCTTTTCCCGTTCTTCCTGCTCAAGGGCATAAATAGGATTTTCCCCTTGCGAGTACCGGTGGAAGAAGAGGAAGACGGCCTGAACATCTCCGAACACGGGGCCAGAACAGACCTGCTGGACCTGTTTGAAGCCATGGAACGGCAGGCGGAAACCAAAGACCTGTCTCTGAGGGTTCCGGTTGAACCTTTCACTGAGGTCGGCAGCATTGCAAAATGCTACAATCAGGTAATGTCGGCGCTGGAAGAAAGCGTTTCCAAAACCGAAGCGATAATCAACACCGCCACGGACGGCATCCTGACCTTTTCACGCGACACAATGGCCCTGCTTCAAGCCAATCCTCGAGCCAGAGAGATGTTTGCCCTTCCCGGATCAGGCTCCCTTGACTCTTTCCAGTTTACCGATCTTGTCGATCCCGGCGAGAAAGACACGGAATCCCTTTTCTGCTCCAGTTCCGTGGAACTGAACGGCAGCAGTACCGGAGGAGATAGTTTTCCTATCGAGGCAGTCATAACCCCGGCCAAGGGAATGCCTTTTTATACGGCCATCATCAGAGACATTACCGAGCGCAAGGAAGCGGAACTGGAAATACGCACCCAGCAGGCCTACTTCCAGCAATTATTTGAAAGCTCTCCGCAGGCGATTGTGCAGGTGGATACTCTGGGAGTGATAAAGGATGTGAACAAGGGCTTTGAAAGCCTGTTCGGTTTTTCCAGAGATGAGGTCATAGGAGCCTTCAACCGCAGTGTTGTGGTGCCGGAAAATCTCCAGGCCGAGGCAAGACAATTCAACGAAAC
This window harbors:
- the amt gene encoding ammonium transporter — translated: MDKPLIDVLWILICSALVFLMQPGFMCLESGLTRSKNSINVAAKNLADFVFSTCSFWFLGYGIMFGTEYCGLFGTDSFFTSVLTTPYMTSFFVFQIMFCGTATTIFSGAIAERMSFAAYLIVAEILSTIVYPLFGNWAWNGLETGELQGWLGARGFIDFAGSTVVHSVGGWVALAALIVIGPRKGRFAPDGTVREMNPSNLPMSVLGTLLLWFGWFGFNGGSTLTLDKSVSMIIANTVLAGSSGAVTCLMLGWFQCKMPKITDLINGSLGGLVAITANCHVVSGLDAVIIGAVAGPICIWAEKLLEKLRIDDAVGAVPVHLCCGIWGTLAVALFGKPELIGTGLSMTDQFIIQLTGVAAAFAIAFLFPFFLLKGINRIFPLRVPVEEEEDGLNISEHGARTDLLDLFEAMERQAETKDLSLRVPVEPFTEVGSIAKCYNQVMSALEESVSKTEAIINTATDGILTFSRDTMALLQANPRAREMFALPGSGSLDSFQFTDLVDPGEKDTESLFCSSSVELNGSSTGGDSFPIEAVITPAKGMPFYTAIIRDITERKEAELEIRTQQAYFQQLFESSPQAIVQVDTLGVIKDVNKGFESLFGFSRDEVIGAFNRSVVVPENLQAEARQFNETLMTGRVVDKETVRRHKDGRLIPISLIGYPIYVECDLRGIYYIYTDITQRKAFEDQLSHQAFHDSLTGLPNRVLFSERLSRALKRSKRNKKYKFAAMMLDLDRFKWINDTLGHHAGDEFLIAIADRLSSCIREVDTVARLGGDEFGIVVEEYGSYQEVIRIAKRIQNSLQIPLSLADTKVTSSASIGIVLKVEDYQDADSLMRDADIAMYRAKELGRARFKVFNQRMHSRLVAEVELENDLREAIQEEQLTLYYQPIMNTFTGGLSGFEALLRWNSPTRGMVSPLVIIPMAEETGLIVPLGQWILREACMRMKQWLDTTGITDLTVNVNLSFKQFAQPNFTQFVKSSLEQTGLSPKNLKLELTESCLMQNPAETMVKLSALRELGVQLVIDDFGTGYSSLSYLQRFPINGLKIDRSFISGDPHDKSNREIVRTIISMAKSLGLEVVAEGVEDSTQLEMLQNMSCDRVQGFMFSRPVEAENVEKFIRKHFPDKGQE
- a CDS encoding anaerobic sulfatase maturase, translated to MSYSIIAKPVGPRCNMRCTYCYYLEKESLFTGSGGKTCGTMSEQVLETYVRQMFGSPGTGPVEFVWQGGEPLLAGIPFYREAVRLQQKYAGQRPFANVIQSNGTLLDDEWGEFLARNRFLAGISLDGPEKLHNAYRVDRQGNGSFKKVMNGLDMLRKHGVDYNILATINSRNADHPLATYRFLREQSQGFLQFVPVVRQDTESESGVTPWSVESGRFGEFYTAVYDEWISRDVGKVFVQLFDATLGNYLGGPAPVCYYAENCPKTGLLEHTGEVFACDHFVSPEYKRGNIMFHSLRDMLESKEQNSFVLGKSRNLPTECRTCAVLFACKGECPKNRFLRTTDGTKNYLCAGYKQFFEHSAPTMKQMACIVRQGRPAEEIMYLFRAEQQHVPE